A window of the Brassica napus cultivar Da-Ae chromosome A2, Da-Ae, whole genome shotgun sequence genome harbors these coding sequences:
- the LOC106394132 gene encoding alpha-xylosidase 1, which produces MDSPKTVFSCLSLLLALILCFSPTHSSNTIGKGYRLISIEESPDGGFIGYLQVKQKNKIYGSDITTLRLYVKHETDNRLRVHITDAKKQRWEVPYNLLPRDQPPPVGKAIGKSRKTPITVQEISGSELTFSYTTDPFSFAVKRRSNGQTLFNTSSSPNSGFGEMVFKDQYLEISTSLPKDASLYGLGENSQANGIKLVPNEPYTLYTEDVSAINLNTDLYGSHPVYMDLRNVGGKPYAHAVLLLNSNGMDVFYRGTSLTYKVIGGVFDFYFVAGPSPLDVVDQYTSLIGRPAPMPYWSLGFHQCRWGYRNLSVIEDVVDSYQKAKIPLDVIWNDDDHMDAKKDFTLSPISYPRAKLLNFLDKIHKMGMKYVVINDPGIGVNSSYGVYQRGMANDVFIKYEGKPFLAQVWPGAVHFPDFLNPKTVAWWGEEIRRFHELVPIDGLWIDMNEVSNFCTGLCTIPKGKKCPTGEGPGWICCLDCKNITKTRWDEPPYKINATGVQAPIGFKTIATSALHYNGVREYDAHSIYGFSETVATHKGLLSIEGKRPFILSRSTFVGSGKYAAHWTGDNQGTWQSLQVSISTMLNFGIFGVPMVGADICGFYPQPTEELCNRWIEVGAFYPFSRDHANYYSPRQELYQWDTVANSARNALGMRYKILPYLYTLNYEAHMTGAPIARPLFFSFPEYTECYASSRQFLLGSSLMISPVLEQGKTEVEALFPPGSWYHMFDMTQAVVSKSGKRVTLPAPLNFVNVHLYQNTILPMQQGGLISKEARTTPFNLVITFPAGASEGYATGKLYLDEDELPEMKLGNGQSTYVDFYASVGNGTVKMWSQVKEGKFALSKGWVIEKVSVLGLRGGGQASEVEINGSPVANEGKKIEVSSKEHTYVVGLEEEGENKSVMVEVKGLEILVGKDFNMSWKMGISGAN; this is translated from the exons ATGGATTCTCCAAAAACAGTTTTTTCATGTCTGTCCCTTCTCCTGGCTCTAATCCTCTGCTTCTCACCCACCCACTCCTCCAACACCATCGGCAAAGGCTACCGTTTGATCTCAATCGAAGAGTCTCCAGACGGTGGTTTCATCGGCTATCTCCAAGTCAAACAGAAGAACAAAATCTACGGCTCAGACATCACCACCCTCCGTCTCTACGTTAA GCACGAGACAGATAATCGCCTCCGTGTCCACATCACAGACGCCAAGAAACAACGATGGGAGGTTCCGTACAACCTCCTCCCTCGGGACCAGCCCCCTCCGGTCGGAAAAGCCATCGGAAAATCAAGAAAGACTCCGATAACAGTCCAAGAGATCTCCGGCTCCGAGTTGACCTTCAGCTACACCACAGACCCATTCAGCTTCGCCGTGAAACGCAGATCCAACGGCCAAACACTCTTCAACACAAGCTCAAGCCCAAACTCAGGCTTTGGTGAGATGGTGTTCAAGGACCAGTACCTCGAGATCTCGACTTCGTTACCCAAAGATGCATCACTGTACGGTCTAGGCGAAAACTCGCAAGCCAACGGGATCAAGCTTGTTCCTAACGAGCCGTACACGCTCTACACGGAGGATGTCTCGGCGATTAATTTAAATACGGATTTGTACGGTTCGCATCCGGTTTATATGGATTTGAGGAACGTTGGAGGTAAACCGTATGCTCATGCGGTTCTGCTTCTGAACAGTAACGGTATGGATGTGTTCTATAGAGGAACGTCTTTGACTTACAAAGTTATTGGAGGAGTTTTTGATTTCTACTTCGTAGCTGGACCTTCGCCTCTTGATGTCGTTGATCAGTACACTTCCTTAATCGGACGGCCTGCTCCTATGCCGTACTGGTCTCTAG GATTTCACCAATGTAGATGGGGATACCGTAACTTATCAGTTATCGAAGACGTGGTCGACAGTTACCAAAAAGCAAAGATCCCTCTCGATGTGATTTGGAACGATGATGACCACATGGATGCCAAAAAAGACTTCACGTTGAGTCCCATCAGCTACCCTCGTGCCAAGCTACTGAACTTCTTAGACAAAATCCACAAGATGGGCATGAAGTATGTCGTCATCAACGACCCCGGTATTGGTGTCAACTCTAGCTACGGTGTGTACCAACGAGGTATGGCCAATGACGTGTTCATCAAGTATGAAGGAAAGCCTTTCTTGGCCCAAGTATGGCCCGGCGCGGTCCACTTTCCTGACTTCCTCAACCCCAAGACTGTTGCTTGGTGGGGCGAAGAAATCCGCCGCTTCCATGAGCTAGTCCCTATAGATGGTCTATGGATCGACATGAACGAGGTTTCGAACTTTTGCACTGGACTGTGCACGATCCCTAAAGGGAAGAAGTGTCCAACTGGGGAAGGACCTGGTTGGATCTGTTGCTTGGACTGCAAGAATATAACCAAGACGAGATGGGATGAACCTCCTTACAAGATCAACGCTACTGGAGTTCAAGCTCCCATCGGTTTCAAGACGATTGCAACGAGTGCTTTACATTACAACGGTGTAAGAGAGTATGACGCTCATAGTATCTACGGATTCTCCGAGACCGTTGCCACACACAAGGGTTTACTCTCTATCGAAGGGAAACGTCCTTTCATTTTGTCCCGGTCTACTTTTGTTGGTTCGGGTAAATACGCTGCTCACTGGACCGGAGATAACCAAGGAACGTGGCAGAGCTTGCAAGTGTCTATCTCAACGATGTTGAACTTCGGAATCTTCGGTGTTCCTATGGTTGGTGCAGACATTTGTGGGTTCTACCCTCAACCAACGGAGGAACTCTGTAACCGTTGGATCGAAGTGGGAGCGTTCTACCCGTTTTCGAGAGATCACGCTAACTACTACTCTCCACGACAAGAGCTTTACCAGTGGGACACAGTAGCTAACTCAGCTCGTAACGCTCTCGGTATGAGATACAAGATCCTCCCTTACCTCTACACGCTTAACTACGAAGCTCACATGACGGGTGCACCAATCGCAAGACCGCTCTTCTTCTCGTTCCCTGAGTACACCGAGTGCTACGCCTCGAGCAGACAGTTCTTGCTTGGAAGCAGCTTGATGATATCTCCGGTTCTCGAACAAGGCAAAACCGAAGTGGAAGCTCTGTTCCCGCCAGGTTCTTGGTACCACATGTTCGACATGACACAAGCCGTTGTGTCCAAGAGCGGGAAGCGCGTGACTCTCCCTGCTCCGTTGAACTTCGTGAACGTTCATCTTTACCAGAACACCATATTGCCTATGCAGCAAGGAGGGTTGATCTCGAAAGAAGCTAGAACGACGCCGTTTAACCTCGTCATTACGTTCCCTGCTGGAGCTTCTGAGGGATACGCGACGGGTAAGCTTTACCTAGACGAGGACGAGCTTCCGGAGATGAAGCTAGGAAACGGACAGTCCACGTACGTTGACTTCTACGCTTCGGTCGGAAACGGAACTGTGAAGATGTGGTCACAAGTGAAGGAAGGGAAGTTTGCGTTGAGCAAAGGATGGGTGATTGAGAAAGTTAGTGTTTTGGGACTTAGAGGAGGAGGACAAGCTTCTGAGGTTGAGATCAATGGAAGTCCGGTCGCGAACGAGGGGAAGAAGATTGAGGTGAGCTCGAAGGAGCATACGTATGTGGTTGGGTTGGAAGAGGAAGGAGAGAACAAGAGTGTGATGGTTGAAGTTAAGGGACTTGAGATTCTAGTGGGTAAGGACTTTAACATGTCCTGGAAAATGGGTATTAGTGGTGCAAATTAA